The Actinomycetota bacterium genome window below encodes:
- the cbiD gene encoding cobalamin biosynthesis protein CbiD, whose amino-acid sequence MAKKADMRRGYTTGACAQAATRAAALTVLIGYPPCNPEAAEEAAEEAGISCETRGLVDVTLPNGENAIFPMTMHDEGVVSVVKDAGDDPDITNGVQIFVCVVGRLDGQFLVEGAEGVGRVTLEGLPVPPGEAAINPVPREYIIREARRVLPLGAEITISIPEGEELALKTFNPKLGIIGGLSILGTTGRVEPWSSEAYQQSLLPQLDVARAAGVEVPVLVPGAKGERAALAAGYEPVAIVQTGNFAGMLLAAARQRGFSRVVLLGHASKTVKLARGDFNTHSSHSPMPLDVLADCAEASGWSHRRAQELLAMPTTEAALQRLTAAGKAGRAALDEAARRVAAAILQEYGITAEVMLTDAHGTVIGNSMGSKSLGSGPEL is encoded by the coding sequence ATGGCAAAGAAGGCGGACATGCGGCGCGGCTACACAACCGGCGCCTGCGCCCAGGCGGCGACCCGCGCGGCGGCGCTGACTGTCCTCATCGGATACCCCCCCTGTAATCCGGAGGCGGCGGAAGAGGCGGCTGAGGAAGCGGGAATCTCCTGTGAGACCCGGGGCCTGGTCGATGTGACCCTGCCGAATGGTGAGAACGCGATCTTCCCCATGACCATGCATGATGAAGGCGTGGTCTCAGTCGTCAAGGACGCAGGTGACGATCCTGACATCACCAATGGAGTCCAGATATTCGTCTGCGTCGTCGGCCGTCTTGACGGGCAGTTCCTGGTGGAAGGCGCCGAGGGCGTGGGCAGGGTGACACTCGAGGGGCTGCCGGTACCTCCGGGGGAGGCAGCCATCAATCCGGTGCCCAGGGAGTACATCATCAGGGAAGCCAGGAGGGTGTTGCCGCTGGGAGCCGAGATCACGATCTCTATCCCGGAAGGCGAGGAGCTGGCGCTGAAGACATTCAATCCGAAGCTCGGTATAATCGGCGGCCTCAGTATCCTGGGGACCACCGGCAGGGTAGAGCCCTGGTCGTCGGAAGCCTATCAGCAGTCGCTACTGCCCCAGCTCGATGTCGCCAGGGCGGCGGGGGTCGAAGTGCCAGTTCTGGTTCCGGGAGCCAAGGGGGAAAGGGCGGCGCTGGCCGCGGGATATGAACCTGTTGCCATCGTCCAGACCGGGAATTTTGCCGGCATGCTGCTGGCCGCGGCGCGGCAGCGCGGTTTTAGCCGGGTAGTGCTGCTCGGGCATGCGTCCAAGACAGTGAAGCTGGCGCGGGGTGATTTCAACACCCATTCGAGCCACTCGCCGATGCCCCTGGACGTTCTGGCAGATTGCGCTGAGGCATCAGGCTGGAGCCACCGGCGCGCTCAGGAACTGCTAGCCATGCCGACGACCGAAGCAGCGCTCCAGCGGCTCACTGCTGCAGGGAAGGCAGGCAGGGCAGCGCTCGATGAAGCGGCGCGGCGGGTAGCGGCAGCCATCTTGCAGGAATACGGGATCACGGCGGAAGTCATGCTGACAGACGCTCACGGGACCGTGATCGGAAATTCCATGGGGTCAAAATCTTTGGGGTCAGGTCCTGAATTGTGA
- the cbiE gene encoding precorrin-6y C5,15-methyltransferase (decarboxylating) subunit CbiE, which produces MKKQDNNQNKLYIVGVGPGTEGLLTAEARELIRSCRFFVGGRRQLALAEQLAPAEQLAPAEQPARKSSALARAETHVIDADLVRARLFIDSSLERGDVCVLASGDPGSFSILPFLNEAFGDRIQVAPGISSVQLLSARVHLPWHDWRLVSLHGRQQALVPLPDRAAPTVYFCDHSSSPQAIAGKLPGALAERQAVVGSDLGLPGEQIWKGSLADAALLDFPGNSLLLLFPDQERVAQTVSAPGIPDDEWLRCEGVPLSKSEVRAVLLAKAQPSGRQVIWDSGAGTGSYGIECALAEPAAYVYAIDKNPEACKVLAENARRFGAVIEPVNAEAPDAFTALPRPDLVIIGGNDGRLEAIFQGALAALVPGGRIVVTALLEETKKKAHGLFASSGLENRAATRVAISRGEAQKWVEQNPVIIFTGDKSGGGEPVRAGGSTAGYGTEKGSRNP; this is translated from the coding sequence ATGAAGAAACAGGATAACAACCAGAACAAGCTATATATCGTCGGCGTCGGCCCCGGGACCGAGGGTCTTCTGACAGCCGAAGCTCGCGAGCTGATCCGGTCGTGCCGCTTCTTCGTCGGCGGCCGCCGTCAGCTGGCCCTGGCCGAGCAGCTGGCTCCGGCCGAGCAGCTGGCCCCAGCCGAGCAGCCGGCCCGGAAGTCTTCGGCGCTGGCGCGCGCAGAGACCCATGTGATCGACGCCGACCTGGTGCGCGCGCGCCTCTTCATAGACTCCAGCCTCGAGCGTGGCGATGTCTGCGTGCTGGCCAGCGGCGACCCGGGCAGTTTCAGCATCCTGCCGTTCCTCAACGAGGCTTTCGGTGATCGCATCCAGGTGGCGCCTGGCATCTCGTCGGTGCAGCTGCTTTCGGCGAGGGTGCACCTGCCCTGGCACGACTGGCGGCTGGTGAGTCTCCATGGCAGGCAGCAGGCGCTCGTGCCGTTGCCGGACCGGGCAGCGCCGACAGTATATTTTTGCGACCATTCCAGCTCACCACAAGCTATCGCCGGCAAGTTGCCCGGGGCTCTGGCGGAGCGGCAGGCCGTAGTCGGCTCTGACCTGGGTTTACCCGGCGAACAGATCTGGAAAGGCAGCCTCGCCGATGCCGCCCTGCTCGATTTTCCGGGGAATTCCCTGCTGCTGCTTTTTCCCGATCAGGAGCGCGTGGCACAGACAGTTTCGGCGCCGGGCATTCCCGACGACGAATGGCTTCGATGCGAGGGTGTCCCGCTTTCAAAGAGCGAGGTCCGCGCCGTGCTGCTCGCCAAGGCGCAGCCGTCGGGGAGACAGGTCATCTGGGACTCCGGAGCGGGCACAGGTTCATACGGCATAGAATGCGCGCTGGCCGAACCGGCCGCTTATGTATACGCCATAGACAAGAATCCAGAGGCCTGTAAGGTTCTGGCTGAGAACGCCCGGCGCTTCGGCGCCGTGATCGAGCCGGTCAACGCTGAAGCGCCCGACGCCTTTACCGCGCTGCCCAGGCCCGACCTCGTCATCATCGGCGGCAACGACGGCCGTCTGGAAGCGATCTTCCAAGGCGCACTGGCGGCACTGGTGCCCGGCGGCCGTATAGTCGTCACCGCGCTGCTCGAGGAGACCAAGAAGAAGGCACATGGTCTGTTCGCTTCTTCAGGCCTCGAGAACCGTGCCGCGACCCGGGTGGCGATCTCCCGGGGTGAAGCGCAGAAATGGGTGGAGCAGAATCCGGTGATAATCTTCACGGGTGATAAGTCCGGCGGCGGAGAACCGGTCCGTGCCGGCGGTTCAACCGCCGGTTACGGAACTGAAAAGGGAAGCCGTAATCCATGA
- the cobI gene encoding precorrin-2 C(20)-methyltransferase: MNAELGTLYGVGVGPGDPGLVTLKAVEVIRRVATVAFPVNREGAASRALDAVAGHIPETTARLPLLMPMTRDQQLLDSAHDAAVEAVIASAADGRDVACLALGDPLFYSTFGYIARRFPGPVEVVGGVSAISSMAAALGQPLADGDTPLVVVTGKAHDALESALAMDASVVIIKPRSLSSESLDLLDRDGAWDRARAAVELGGPDQRVINEIGRDTAAALPYFAILWIQPKQTEGKDD, translated from the coding sequence ATGAACGCAGAACTTGGAACTTTATATGGGGTCGGCGTCGGCCCGGGGGACCCCGGGCTCGTGACCTTGAAGGCGGTAGAGGTCATCCGGCGGGTGGCGACCGTGGCATTCCCTGTGAACCGGGAGGGGGCCGCCAGCCGCGCCCTGGACGCAGTCGCCGGGCATATCCCCGAGACGACAGCTCGTCTGCCCCTGCTTATGCCCATGACCCGTGACCAGCAGCTTTTGGACTCGGCCCATGACGCCGCTGTCGAAGCGGTCATCGCCTCGGCTGCGGATGGCCGCGACGTTGCCTGTCTTGCCCTGGGCGATCCGCTCTTTTACAGTACGTTCGGTTATATCGCCAGGCGTTTCCCCGGGCCGGTAGAGGTCGTCGGCGGCGTCTCGGCCATAAGCTCCATGGCGGCGGCGCTGGGCCAGCCCCTGGCCGATGGTGATACACCCCTGGTAGTCGTGACCGGCAAGGCTCACGATGCCCTGGAATCGGCGCTGGCTATGGATGCTTCTGTAGTGATCATCAAGCCGCGCTCCCTATCGAGCGAATCTCTCGATCTGCTCGACAGGGATGGCGCCTGGGACCGCGCTCGCGCCGCTGTCGAGCTTGGCGGCCCTGATCAGCGGGTGATAAACGAGATCGGCCGCGACACCGCCGCCGCGTTACCCTATTTTGCCATCCTGTGGATACAGCCAAAGCAGACGGAGGGGAAAGATGACTGA
- the cobM gene encoding precorrin-4 C(11)-methyltransferase: MTETKIYFLGAGPGDPELLTILGRRLLAQADTVVFAGSLVSRAILEFCPQAELVDSAPLCLDDIVRIMVMRAREGKRVVRLHSGDPSLFGAIKEQIARLRQAGIDFEVVPGVSSLSAAAAALASELTVPEVSQTVIITRAAGRTPVPELEDIGSLAAHRATMAIFLSATLVDEVQKKLKEGYPDGTPVAVVHNASRPDQKILRTTVEKLASDLAAAGIDRTAIILVGAALAQEGEESLLYKEGFSHGYRSE; this comes from the coding sequence ATGACTGAGACCAAGATCTATTTTCTGGGAGCCGGACCTGGCGATCCCGAGCTGCTTACCATCCTTGGCCGGCGGCTACTGGCGCAGGCTGACACGGTCGTATTCGCCGGTTCGCTGGTCAGCAGGGCGATCCTGGAATTCTGCCCCCAGGCTGAGCTGGTCGACAGCGCTCCTTTGTGCCTGGACGATATAGTCAGGATCATGGTGATGCGGGCACGCGAGGGCAAGAGGGTGGTACGTCTGCACAGTGGCGACCCATCCCTATTCGGAGCTATCAAGGAGCAGATCGCACGGTTGCGCCAGGCCGGTATTGATTTTGAGGTAGTGCCTGGAGTGTCATCGCTGAGCGCCGCGGCCGCTGCACTGGCGAGCGAGCTCACAGTGCCGGAGGTCTCCCAGACCGTCATCATCACCCGTGCCGCCGGCCGTACGCCGGTGCCCGAACTCGAGGACATCGGCAGCCTCGCGGCCCACCGCGCCACCATGGCCATCTTTCTGAGCGCGACCCTGGTGGACGAGGTGCAGAAGAAACTGAAGGAGGGCTACCCGGACGGTACGCCGGTCGCGGTGGTCCATAACGCCAGCCGTCCCGACCAGAAGATATTGAGGACCACGGTCGAGAAGCTGGCGTCGGATCTGGCCGCCGCCGGGATCGATCGCACCGCCATCATCCTGGTAGGCGCGGCTCTGGCGCAGGAAGGCGAGGAATCGCTGTTGTATAAGGAAGGTTTTTCCCACGGATACCGGAGTGAATAG
- the cobJ gene encoding precorrin-3B C(17)-methyltransferase, producing MNSYYSLTAGGALLALRLRDRFGGQAHLPRCHSMACKRCDPFDSIAEALPEGFRAGDTLICVMAAGIVFRVLAPLLESKQDDPAVIVIDEHGKHVVPLLGGHAAGANALAREIADFLGGEAVITTSSDVQGMTAPDELARRLGLTIDDATMLRHVTALLVDHRPVCIESRTDPGPGLTGYTWISPGADLSGFEGRLLITHRSASSRIPTARLIARSVTAGVGCRRGTPAAEIIAAIDDACGRHQIERRAVGAIASIDQKHDEAGLLEAASALGAPILFFAAAELAALNRPGSDFVAGTVGTPAVCEPAALLAAGEGSELISGKEASGRVTVALALRARDFEKPEGRVLVVGTGAGTSPLLTAAATTALRDADVIMGYRTYIDQVRAIFPDKEYLSGSMGAELDRCSEALEKAREGQVVAMVSSGDPGVYGMAGPLLELADDIPVEIVPGVTAAQIAAARLGAPLMNDYITLSLSDLLTPREEVLRRARLAAESDLVVCLYNPTSKKRQPLYEQVCGIIAEARDPDTPAGWVRAAGSPEESSGIVPLSELPAQKIDMRTIIILGNSRTFVRNGRMLTGRGYERKKGKSRGE from the coding sequence GTGAATAGCTATTACTCGCTGACTGCGGGCGGAGCGCTGCTGGCCCTAAGGCTGCGGGACCGGTTCGGCGGCCAGGCGCATCTGCCCCGCTGCCACAGCATGGCCTGCAAGCGTTGTGATCCCTTCGACAGCATCGCCGAAGCGCTTCCCGAGGGCTTCCGCGCCGGTGACACTCTTATATGTGTCATGGCTGCGGGTATCGTCTTCCGGGTGCTGGCGCCGCTGCTCGAATCCAAGCAGGACGATCCGGCGGTCATCGTCATCGACGAACACGGAAAACATGTCGTTCCACTTCTGGGCGGCCACGCCGCCGGAGCCAACGCCCTCGCCAGGGAGATCGCCGATTTTCTGGGCGGCGAAGCGGTCATCACCACTTCCAGTGATGTGCAGGGCATGACCGCCCCAGACGAGCTCGCGCGAAGACTGGGCCTGACCATCGACGACGCGACCATGCTCCGCCATGTCACCGCCCTTCTGGTCGACCACAGGCCAGTGTGCATCGAGAGCCGGACTGACCCCGGCCCCGGCCTCACAGGATATACCTGGATATCGCCAGGGGCGGATCTCAGCGGTTTTGAAGGCAGGCTTCTGATAACCCACAGGAGCGCATCCTCTCGCATTCCCACAGCCCGTCTCATCGCTCGCTCGGTCACAGCCGGCGTGGGCTGCAGGCGCGGAACTCCCGCTGCCGAGATCATCGCCGCCATCGATGACGCCTGCGGCCGTCACCAGATCGAAAGACGCGCCGTCGGCGCCATAGCCTCGATCGATCAGAAACACGACGAGGCGGGGCTGCTCGAAGCGGCGTCGGCGCTCGGCGCGCCAATTCTCTTTTTTGCAGCGGCAGAGCTTGCCGCCCTGAACCGGCCAGGCAGCGACTTCGTGGCAGGCACTGTCGGCACACCTGCCGTCTGTGAACCGGCGGCGCTGCTGGCGGCGGGGGAAGGAAGCGAGCTGATCTCCGGCAAGGAAGCCTCCGGCCGGGTCACCGTAGCCCTGGCCCTGCGTGCCCGCGATTTCGAGAAACCCGAAGGCCGGGTCCTGGTAGTCGGCACCGGCGCGGGAACGTCGCCGCTGCTCACCGCGGCCGCAACAACAGCGCTCCGTGACGCTGATGTCATCATGGGATACCGCACCTATATCGACCAGGTACGCGCGATCTTTCCTGACAAGGAATATCTTTCCGGCTCCATGGGCGCCGAGCTGGACCGCTGCAGTGAAGCTTTGGAAAAGGCGCGGGAAGGCCAAGTCGTCGCCATGGTTTCGAGCGGCGACCCGGGCGTATATGGCATGGCCGGGCCCCTCCTCGAGCTGGCCGATGACATCCCGGTCGAGATCGTCCCGGGAGTGACCGCGGCCCAGATCGCCGCCGCCCGTCTGGGTGCTCCCCTGATGAACGACTACATCACCCTCAGCCTCAGCGACCTGTTGACTCCCAGGGAAGAAGTGTTACGCAGGGCCCGCCTGGCCGCTGAGTCAGACTTGGTCGTCTGCCTGTATAACCCGACCAGCAAAAAACGCCAGCCCCTGTATGAACAGGTCTGCGGCATAATCGCGGAAGCGCGCGATCCGGACACTCCAGCCGGCTGGGTGCGCGCCGCCGGCAGTCCCGAGGAGTCGAGCGGCATTGTGCCGCTGTCCGAGCTGCCGGCCCAGAAGATCGACATGCGCACGATCATCATCCTCGGCAACTCCCGCACCTTCGTCAGGAACGGAAGGATGCTCACCGGCCGCGGCTATGAGAGAAAGAAGGGAAAGAGCCGTGGCGAATAG
- the cobK gene encoding precorrin-6A reductase, with amino-acid sequence MANSRVPAEQKTIYLIGGTTEANQAARRLQEQGHRVVISVVTPAGGEHAGLAGCETEVGGKDAAAMESRARELQAAVIVDCSHPFAMEASAQAVIAAAAAGLPYIRYSRLPVAVPEDASAAPVITVTSFDEAAAHLARLGGRALLAIGTRHLEVFVKARLDFAVRVLPMRESLADCQSLGLEPKDIIAAWPPFSTGFNRECLRKYGATVMVTKDSGREGGLLEKLEAASLEGATVILVRRPVESGAIHDLDELVAVLDSGR; translated from the coding sequence GTGGCGAATAGCAGGGTTCCGGCAGAACAAAAGACTATATATCTTATAGGTGGTACAACTGAGGCCAACCAGGCGGCCAGGCGTCTTCAGGAACAGGGTCATCGCGTGGTGATCAGCGTCGTCACTCCGGCTGGAGGAGAACATGCCGGGTTGGCCGGGTGCGAGACCGAGGTCGGCGGCAAGGACGCAGCCGCCATGGAGTCACGCGCCAGGGAGCTCCAGGCGGCGGTCATCGTTGACTGTTCTCACCCCTTTGCCATGGAAGCAAGCGCCCAGGCTGTCATCGCCGCCGCCGCCGCGGGGCTTCCATACATCCGCTACAGCCGCCTCCCTGTAGCCGTTCCTGAGGATGCATCAGCCGCTCCGGTCATCACCGTAACTTCATTCGACGAAGCGGCCGCTCATCTGGCCCGCCTCGGCGGCAGGGCGCTCCTTGCAATCGGCACCCGTCATCTTGAAGTCTTCGTCAAGGCCCGACTTGATTTCGCTGTCCGGGTACTTCCCATGAGGGAGTCCCTGGCCGATTGCCAGAGCCTGGGCCTGGAGCCGAAGGATATCATCGCCGCCTGGCCTCCCTTCAGCACCGGCTTCAACCGGGAATGTCTGAGAAAATACGGCGCAACCGTGATGGTGACCAAGGATTCGGGCCGGGAAGGCGGACTTCTGGAAAAACTTGAGGCAGCTTCCCTGGAGGGCGCCACTGTCATACTCGTTCGCCGCCCGGTTGAGTCTGGTGCCATCCATGACCTGGACGAGCTGGTAGCCGTCCTCGATTCAGGCCGATGA
- the cobS gene encoding adenosylcobinamide-GDP ribazoletransferase: MKAIRQLLGFFTVLPLSSRGSVEEVARAGFLLPLVAVLLGGIEGLVGWGSERLAGQPVAAAAILATAMLLTGLHHADGLADLGDALMVHGDAARRLKVLKDRTLGVGAVAGLLITGLACWAALLQLLALTGGGSELVWLLISAEVSARLGMLMVIAAGRPSHEGSGSIFIGTMKGWRSAAGILLSIAIIGMLALEVSAAAVFAGAASAAVTGLVLAVTGRHWLGGCGGDVMGASVELGRMAALTAMVAVLFQQAS, translated from the coding sequence ATGAAAGCCATCCGCCAGCTTCTCGGATTCTTCACTGTCCTGCCGCTGTCCAGCAGAGGTTCCGTGGAAGAAGTCGCCCGGGCCGGTTTCCTTCTACCGCTCGTCGCGGTACTACTCGGCGGCATCGAAGGCCTCGTGGGCTGGGGCTCGGAACGGCTGGCAGGCCAGCCGGTAGCGGCTGCGGCCATACTGGCTACGGCGATGCTGCTCACCGGCCTGCACCATGCCGACGGACTCGCGGACCTCGGCGACGCCCTGATGGTCCATGGCGACGCGGCCCGCCGCCTGAAGGTCCTGAAAGACCGGACGCTGGGTGTGGGCGCCGTCGCAGGTCTCCTGATCACCGGGCTGGCGTGCTGGGCCGCGCTGTTGCAGCTGCTGGCCCTCACAGGCGGCGGATCCGAGCTCGTCTGGTTACTGATATCAGCGGAGGTCTCCGCGCGTCTGGGCATGCTCATGGTGATAGCAGCCGGCAGACCTTCCCATGAAGGCAGCGGCAGCATATTTATCGGGACCATGAAGGGCTGGAGGAGCGCGGCTGGGATCCTGCTCTCTATCGCGATCATCGGGATGCTGGCGCTGGAAGTCTCCGCCGCCGCCGTTTTTGCCGGGGCAGCCTCGGCGGCAGTCACAGGTCTCGTCCTGGCCGTCACTGGCAGACACTGGCTCGGTGGTTGCGGCGGCGACGTTATGGGCGCTTCTGTGGAGCTGGGCAGGATGGCGGCGCTGACAGCGATGGTCGCGGTCCTCTTTCAGCAGGCTTCCTGA
- a CDS encoding GAF domain-containing protein, with the protein MSHKPRLSKRFPKHHLVRIAIVVVLLLAVEALDDIYMNEFPWIDLAWAIPIGAAAILLSPFETAIVGLIAMVASLITQVTVENDLNLWTSAAVGLLGLLVAIKASIIRRYFSRINVIRDALDESPLAYAEFSFPGYRLMNFNQAFTGLSLGVPGTGRLLSELFPGSTAKEMAGKMDLSVSTRNRVDSDALSIPDSEGVNSYWRINFIPLASHESTPLSVALFAFDVTEEVNRARTREAALRISAAFMSSLSLDETVRVVLDNLALISGTDAGALFILEDEQWVGMAGYGEYSDESIRGLRYPYDEVAIGVAAVEGRETIAAEDAMSDPRFSAERLKRFNVKSSMVVPLISSNRPIGAVWLNQTDEKHRFTEEQVKFATVIGSHAALAIENAGIYENEHYIRKSLEAIEAISEAGLASIDLEEVLIELVTRTQDVMQMDAAMIMLSDDSGERLIARAAAGSISVPLEEISTKVGEGLAGRAFQEGVPMKIDNFQDEADAVMIRPFIESSGVKSVLAVPLRIGGRVAGVLQIGSQREKAFSAREWGLIQVLADRASMAVQNSLLYDTTRKELTRVALLRDVAAACAGTHNLKKMAQRAVEAIYEQMGCIMASIYYLDTGESALVNLAFLGHTPEIMKELAVTPLGRGTLLTRAVVERRMITHEEIDIGNAAESEAYVLKALDIEGKRRCTVPFIYKDDVVGGMALVFPDRRKFTPAAIETILSIANQLAVAIHSSELPSIEEQAAQNMD; encoded by the coding sequence TTGTCGCATAAACCTCGCCTGTCGAAACGTTTTCCCAAGCACCACCTGGTGAGAATCGCCATCGTCGTCGTCCTGCTGCTCGCCGTCGAAGCCCTTGATGACATATACATGAATGAATTCCCCTGGATCGACCTGGCCTGGGCTATACCGATTGGAGCTGCGGCGATCCTGCTCAGCCCCTTTGAGACCGCGATCGTTGGTCTGATTGCAATGGTCGCATCGCTGATAACGCAGGTGACCGTGGAGAACGACCTGAATCTTTGGACCTCGGCAGCCGTCGGGCTCCTGGGCCTGCTCGTCGCCATCAAGGCGAGTATTATCCGCCGCTATTTCAGCCGAATCAACGTGATCCGGGACGCGCTCGACGAGTCTCCCCTCGCTTACGCGGAATTCAGCTTCCCCGGATACAGGCTTATGAATTTCAACCAGGCGTTCACCGGGCTTTCCCTCGGTGTGCCGGGCACCGGCAGGCTGCTGTCTGAACTTTTTCCGGGAAGCACAGCCAAGGAGATGGCCGGGAAGATGGACCTGTCCGTGTCCACCAGGAATCGGGTCGATAGCGACGCCCTCAGCATTCCCGACAGCGAGGGAGTCAACAGTTATTGGCGGATCAACTTCATCCCCCTGGCCTCACATGAAAGCACCCCGCTTTCGGTGGCGCTCTTCGCTTTTGATGTCACCGAAGAAGTCAATCGGGCGCGGACCCGCGAAGCCGCGCTCAGGATCAGCGCCGCGTTCATGTCGAGCCTCAGCCTCGATGAGACAGTCCGCGTGGTGCTCGACAACCTGGCCCTGATATCCGGCACCGACGCCGGTGCCCTGTTCATCCTGGAAGACGAACAATGGGTGGGCATGGCCGGCTATGGTGAATACAGCGATGAAAGTATCCGCGGCCTGCGTTATCCCTATGACGAAGTGGCTATCGGCGTCGCCGCGGTGGAAGGCCGGGAGACTATCGCAGCCGAAGACGCCATGAGCGATCCGCGCTTCTCGGCCGAACGGCTCAAGCGGTTCAATGTGAAATCCTCGATGGTCGTGCCACTGATCTCGTCGAACCGGCCTATCGGAGCGGTCTGGCTGAACCAGACCGATGAAAAACACCGGTTCACCGAGGAGCAGGTCAAGTTCGCTACGGTCATCGGCTCCCATGCGGCACTGGCCATCGAGAATGCAGGGATATACGAGAACGAGCATTACATCCGCAAGTCCCTGGAAGCGATCGAGGCGATCTCCGAAGCCGGCCTGGCCTCTATCGATCTGGAGGAAGTGCTCATCGAGCTGGTGACGCGCACCCAGGATGTCATGCAGATGGACGCGGCCATGATCATGCTGTCGGACGACTCTGGTGAGCGGCTGATCGCGCGGGCAGCGGCGGGCAGCATCTCCGTACCACTGGAGGAGATCAGCACCAAGGTGGGCGAGGGACTGGCGGGACGCGCATTCCAGGAAGGTGTGCCGATGAAGATCGACAATTTCCAGGATGAAGCCGACGCCGTGATGATCCGCCCGTTTATCGAAAGCTCGGGCGTAAAGTCAGTGCTGGCGGTGCCGTTACGCATCGGCGGAAGGGTAGCCGGAGTACTGCAGATCGGAAGCCAGCGGGAGAAGGCTTTTTCAGCCCGTGAATGGGGATTGATCCAGGTGCTGGCGGACAGGGCTTCGATGGCCGTACAGAATTCGCTTCTTTACGACACTACCAGGAAAGAGCTGACCAGGGTGGCATTACTACGCGACGTCGCCGCAGCCTGTGCCGGCACGCACAACCTCAAAAAAATGGCCCAGCGGGCAGTAGAGGCCATATATGAACAGATGGGGTGCATCATGGCCAGCATCTACTACCTCGACACCGGGGAAAGTGCACTGGTCAACCTGGCTTTTCTGGGTCATACGCCGGAGATCATGAAGGAACTGGCCGTGACTCCGCTTGGCCGGGGCACGCTGCTTACCCGAGCCGTCGTTGAGCGCCGGATGATAACCCATGAGGAAATAGACATCGGCAACGCGGCAGAATCAGAAGCCTATGTGTTGAAGGCGCTGGATATCGAGGGAAAACGCCGCTGCACGGTTCCCTTTATCTACAAGGACGATGTGGTCGGCGGCATGGCGCTGGTCTTTCCGGACAGGCGGAAGTTCACACCAGCCGCAATCGAGACCATCCTCAGCATCGCCAACCAGCTGGCCGTCGCCATCCACAGCAGCGAGCTGCCTTCGATTGAAGAGCAGGCTGCACAGAACATGGATTAG
- a CDS encoding DUF1573 domain-containing protein, which produces MNLKKASHVLFFAGALFALLAVAGCGNGNGAGTSTTVTDTGGRLQLTETTFDAGNIPVGQKVEHKFTIKNTGTGPLKMGQLGVKRLEGC; this is translated from the coding sequence ATGAATCTGAAAAAGGCTTCGCATGTTCTGTTTTTTGCTGGCGCGCTGTTCGCATTGCTGGCTGTCGCCGGTTGCGGAAATGGAAATGGGGCCGGCACGTCGACCACAGTCACTGACACAGGTGGCCGGCTGCAGCTGACGGAAACGACTTTTGATGCTGGCAACATACCAGTCGGTCAGAAGGTCGAGCATAAATTCACGATCAAGAACACAGGCACCGGGCCTCTGAAGATGGGGCAGCTGGGGGTCAAGCGGCTGGAAGGCTGCTGA